In Ipomoea triloba cultivar NCNSP0323 chromosome 15, ASM357664v1, one genomic interval encodes:
- the LOC116005983 gene encoding uncharacterized protein LOC116005983, with translation MDQEFNALLQNQTWCLVPPTASMNIIGCKWVFRTKRKADGSVERYKARLVAKGFNQVPGQDFFDTFSPADVSLFYYSRGSATVYLLVYVDDILVMSNEHGALEALLSKLSSTFKIRDLGEPGFFLGIETVKCADGVLLSQRRYMTDILKRAGMTDCKPVSTPTTTSKTISTCTDPYDDPTQYRSIAGALQYLTITRPDLSFAVNLLCQHMHAPTTAHWEQLKRVLRYVKCTMSLGLRLRKSSSGELHAFSDSDWAGCPTDRKSTSGHAVFLGTNLVSWVCKKQRTVARSSTEAEYKALADVCAEVLWILSLLREIGISPLPVPKLWCDNLGATYMCANPIFHARTKHVEIDYHFVRDRVAAGDIQVHFISTKDQLADIFTK, from the exons atggatcaggagttcaatgccttgttgcagaatcagacatggtgcttggttcctcccactgcgtctatgaatattattggctgcaagtgggtgtttcgcacgaaaaggaaggctgatggatctgttgagcgctacaaggccaggctcgtggctaaagggtttaatcaggtcccgggtcaagatttctttgacactttcagcccgg ctgatgtttcgttattttattattctcgtggatcggctactgtttacctgcttgtttatgtggatgatattcttgttatgagcaatgagcatggtgcattggaggctttgctctccaagctctctagtactttcaagattagagatcttggtgagcctgggtttttccttgggattgaaacagtcaagtgtgcagatggagtgttgctttctcagcgcaggtatatgactgacatacttaaacgagctggtatgacagactgcaaacctgtgtctacacctactacgacttcaaagacaatatctacctgtacagatccatatgatgatcccacgcaataccggagcattgcaggtgcactacagtacctaactatcacgagaccagatttatcctttgcagttaatctgctttgtcagcacatgcatgctccaaccactgcacactgggaacaactgaaacgtgtgttaaggtatgttaaatgtactatgtctttgggtctgcgattgcgaaagtcaagttcaggtgagcttcatgcattctcggattctgactgggctggttgtcctacggatagaaagtctactagtgggcatgctgtgtttcttggaaccaatctagtgtcctgggtatgcaagaaacaaaggactgttgctcgatcttctactgaagcagagtacaaggctcttgcagatgtatgtgctgaagttctgtggatcctctctttgctgcgagaaataggaatttcacctcttccagtgcccaaactttggtgtgacaatcttggagctacttatatgtgtgctaatcctatttttcatgctcgcacaaagcatgtcgaaattgattatcactttgtgagagacagagtagctgcaggagacattcaggtgcactttatttctactaaggatcagctagctgatattttcaccaag